Proteins encoded by one window of Pelmatolapia mariae isolate MD_Pm_ZW linkage group LG14, Pm_UMD_F_2, whole genome shotgun sequence:
- the LOC134641094 gene encoding protein Smaug homolog 2 — protein MMFRDQVGILTDWFKGWNECEQTVALLSLLKRASRTQARFLHICLEHWLADCTDIHILEAEANNAAIVSQWHQEPKEKVVSLLLSHLPLLQPRNSEAKCEYMKLLQKVLSHTIESSLFVEESRQLLSYALIHPATTLDDRTSLAMWLNHLEEHLSSGYTPRAPSSPYHPRQSSDEWPSSAESLDPGLVWHDKSPSSSTPSAGQNGHMSFPGGMSSPINSNNTGLGGQMQPSPQKKSMSIISSSPQACGSEWVSQDDALGRQNFIQSDHAPLSPQSSVASSGSEQTEEQGSVRNTFQEDGSGMKDVPAWLKSLRLHKYASLFSQMTYEEMMILTEQHLESQNVTKGARHKIALSIQKLRERQSVLKSLEKDILEGGNLRNALQELQQIIITPIKAYSPPTAAQTASDTTTSPSDSTKTGTDKEPAPEGFQSNNPPPCDGDSSGAPISDGDIAGQFTRVMGKVCTQLLVSRPDEENISCYLQLIEKCLTHEAFTETHKKRLVSWKQQVLKLLRLFPRKAMLDMPGYRQKGWTYGSNSLPTAGSVSGGVGRRGQRQFQMTPRGLPAGRMCLPAGIGGASPRHTLTSPALTGQGRQSLWFANPGGSNSMPSQSRSSVQRTHSLPVHTSPQTMLMFQQQECQVPGADLEINPTLESLCLSMTEHALGDGTDRTSTI, from the exons ATGATGTTCCGAGACCAGGTAGGTATCCTCACAGATTGGTTCAAAGGCTGGAATGAGTGTGAACAGACAGTGGCGCTGCTGTCCCTCCTGAAAAGGGCATCCCGCACCCAGGCTCGCTTTCTACACATCTGCCTTGAACACTGGCTGGCAGATTGCACTGACATCCACATCCTTGAAGCTGAGGCCAACAATGCAG CAATTGTCAGCCAATGGCACCAGGAACCAAAAGAGAAAGTGGTCTCCTTGCTGTTGTCCCATCTGCCTCTGCTGCAACCACGTAATAGTGAGGCCAAATGTGAGTacatgaagctgctgcagaagGTTTTGAGTCACACTATTGAGAGTAGCCTGTTTGTGGAAGAAAGCAGGCAGCTGCTATCTTATGCCCTCATCCACCCTGCGACCACACTGGATGACCGCACATCTCTCGCCATGTGGCTGAACCACCTGGAGGAGCACCTTTCCAGTGGGTATACACCACGTGCTCCATCCAGCCCTTACCACCCACGCCAAAGCTCAGATGAGTGGCCCAGTTCTGCAGAGTCTCTGGACCCTGGCCTTGTTTGGCACGACAAGTCTCCTTCATCCAGCACACCTTCAGCAGGCCAGAACGGACACATGTCATTCCCAGGCGGGATGTCCTCACCTATTAACAGCAATAATACAG GCCTTGGTGGGCAGATGCAGCCCAGCCCTCAGAAGAAGTCCATGTCCATTATTTCTTCCAGTCCCCAGGCTTGTGGGTCTGAGTGGGTTAGCCAGGATGACGCATTGGGCCGGCAGAACTTTATTCAGTCAGATCACGCACCCCTTTCGCCCCAGAGCAGCGTAGCTTCTTCAGGCAGTGAGCAGACAGAAGAACAAGGCTCTGTTCGCAACACCTTCCAGGAGGATGGTAGTGGCATGAAAG ATGTTCCTGCATGGTTGAAGAGTCTCCGCCTTCATAAATATGCATCACTTTTCTCCCAGATGACCTATGAGGAGATGATGATTCTCACAGAGCAGCACCTGGAGTCACAG AACGTCACTAAAGGAGCACGACATAAGATTGCCTTGAGTATCCAAAAACTGCGAGAGAGGCAGAGTGTGCTCAAGTCTTTAGAAAAG GATATTTTGGAAGGGGGAAACCTACGTAATGCCCTCCAGGAGCTGCAGCAGATCATCATCACACCTATTAAGGCCTACAGTCCACCCACTGCAGCACAGACTGCTTCAGACACCACCACCTCACCTTCAGATTCTACAAAAACAGGAACGGATAAAGAGCCGGCCCCAGAGGGCTTCCAATCCAACAATCcacctccctgtgatggagatTCCTCAGGTGCACCCATCTCAGATGGTGACATTGCTGGACAGTTCACTCGTGTTATGGGTAAAG TTTGCACCCAGTTGCTGGTGTCAAGGCCAGATGAAGAAAATATCAGCTGTTACCTTCAGCTAATTGAGAAGTGTCTGACACATGAG GCTTTCACAGAAACTCACAAGAAAAGGCTGGTCTCCTGGAAgcagcaggtcctcaaactgcTCCGCCTGTTCCCTCGGAAAGCTATGCTGGACATGCCTGGGTACCGTCAGAAAGG CTGGACCTATGGGTCCAACTCCCTCCCCACAGCAGGTTCTGTAAGTGGAGGTGTAGGGCGGCGCGGCCAAAGGCAGTTCCAGATGACCCCTCGTGGACTTCCAGCTGGACGCATGTGTCTCCCAGCTGGTATTGGGGGAGCTTCTCCACGGCACACTCTCACTAGTCCTGCGCTGACAGGACAGGGTAGACAA AGCCTGTGGTTTGCCAACCCTGGAGGCAGTAACAGCATGCCAAGTCAGAGTCGCAGCTCTGTACAGCGGACCCACTCGCTCCCTGTCCACACTTCCCCACAAACCATGCTCATGTTCCAGCAGCAag AATGCCAAGTTCCAGGTGCTGACCTGGAGATCAACCCTACGCTGGAATCACTGTGCCTCAGTATGACAGAGCATGCCTTAGGGG ATGGAACAGACCGGACTTCAACAATatga